A stretch of the Salmo trutta unplaced genomic scaffold, fSalTru1.1, whole genome shotgun sequence genome encodes the following:
- the LOC115188481 gene encoding palmitoleoyl-protein carboxylesterase notum1a-like, whose product MGLYPPLHLHGSLPPPPLHLHGSLPPPLHLHGSLPPPLHLHGSLPPPPLCGSLSPGTGILSPQPEENPYWWNANMVFIPYCSSDAWSGASAKTDQSDYAFMGSVIIMEVVNELLTKGLDSAKVLLLAGSSAGGTGVLLNVDRVAEHLESRGHGEIQVRGLADSGWFLDNKQYRSTDCHSTISCEPTEAIKRGIRYWGSVVPESCRQTHIREEWNCFFGYKVYPTLKSPVFVVQWLFDEAQLTVDNIHLTGHPVHEGQWRYIQNLGNELRNTLKDVPSLFAPACLSHEVITRNYWMDIQVKGTSLPRALHCWDRGLHDNNLHQRSSNNNTHSNNPNPTPNKALPPASPPRGCPLRLIDSCPWPHCNPTCPTIRDQITGQEMSVIQFLKHMGFDVAKMAQQQGMDAGKLLGMLNNGN is encoded by the exons ATGGGTCTTTACCCCCCCCTTCATCTCCATGggtctttacccccccccccccttcatctCCATGGGTCTTTACCCCCCCCTCTTCATCTCCATGGGTCTTTACCCCCCCCTCTTCATCTCCATGGGTCTttacccccccctcctctctgtggttCTCTGTCTCCAGGTACAGGTATTCTGTCTCCTCAGCCAGAGGAGAACCCCTATTGGTGGAATGCCAACATGGT gttcatCCCATACTGCTCTAGTGATGCCTGGAGTGGAGCCTCAGCAAAGACTGACCAAA GTGACTATGCGTTCATGGGCTCAGTGATCATTATGGAGGTGGTTAATGAGCTGCTTACTAAAGGACTGGACAGCGCTAAAGTCCTGCTACTGGCTGGGAGCAG tgCGGGGGGTACAGGTGTACTACTGAACGTGGACCGTGTGGCGGAGCACCTGGAGTCCCGGGGACACGGGGAGATTCAGGTCCGGGGTCTGGCTGACTCTGGCTGGTTCCTGGATAACAAGCAGTACAGATCTACAGACTGTCACAGCACCATCAGCTGTGAGCCTACTGAGGCTATCAAGAGAGGAatcag GTACTGGGGTAGTGTGGTGCCAGAGAGCTGCAGACAGACTCACATTAGAGAGGAGTGGAACTGCTTCTTCGGATATAAAGTCTACCCCACGCTCAAGA gtccagtGTTTGTGGTCCAGTGGTTATTTGATGAGGCCCAGTTAACAGTAGATAACATCCACCTGACTGGTCATCCGGTCCACGAGGGACAATGGAGATACATACAGAATTTGGGCAACGAGCTGAGGAACACACTCAAAGACGTccc GTCCTTGTTTGCTCCAGCCTGCCTATCCCATGAGGTCATCACCAGGAA TTACTGGATGGACATCCAAGTCAAAGGAACCTCCCTCCCCAGAGCCCTACACTGCTGGGACCGTGGTCTCCACGACAACAACCTCCACCAAAGATCCTCCAACAACAACACCCATAGCAACAATCCTAACCCCACCCCCAACAAGGCTCTACCCCCAGCTTCGCCTCCAAGGGGCTGTCCTCTGCGTCTGATTGACAGCTGCCCCTGGCCTCACTGTAATCCCACCTGTCCCACTATAAGGGATCAGATCACCGGACAGGAAATGAGCGTGATCCAGTTCCTGAAACACATGGGGTTTGATGTTGCCAAGATGGCCCAGCAACAGGGCATGGACGCAGGGAAACTGCTGGGCATGCTGAATAACGGGAACTGA
- the LOC115188479 gene encoding palmitoleoyl-protein carboxylesterase notum1a — MTSQSTERSRPIGTLALLRSALLLGLLHIGAPEARRLRGSRAQHRRASAMPSPPLTYRDRVIEGTGAGESFPLDFTAVEGNMDNFMTQIKNLAQSLYPCSAQKLDQDMRLHFLDNSSATCNDGSPAGYYIKESKGSKRWLIFLEGGWYCFNRQTCDTRYQTMRRFMSSLKWPRTRTGIGILSPQPEENPYWWNANMVFIPYCSSDAWSGASAKTDQSDYAFMGSVIIMEVVNELLTKGLDSAKILLLAGSSAGGTGVLLNVDRVAEHLESRGHGEIQVRGLADSGWFLDNKQYRSTDCHSTISCEPTEAIRRGIRYWGSVVPESCRQTHIGEEWNCFFGYKVYPTLKSPVFVVQWLFDEAQLTVDNIHLTGHPVHEGQWRYIQNLGNELRNTLKDVPALFAPACLSHEVITRNYWMDIQVKGTSLPRALHCWDRGLHDNNLHQRSSNNNTHSNNPNPTPNKALPPASPPRGCPLRLIDSCPWPHCNPTCPTIRDQTTGQEMSVIQFLKHMGFDVAKMAQQQGMDAGKLLGMLNNGN, encoded by the exons ATGACGAGCCAAAGTACTGagagaagtaggcctatagggacTCTGGCGTTGCTGCGTTCCGCTTTGCTGTTGGGTCTCCTTCACATTGGTGCACCAGAGGCGAGGAGGCTACGGGGCAGCCGCGCGCAACACCGGAGAGCCTCGGCCATGCCGTCCCCACCGTTAACATACAGGGACCGGGTAATAGAGGGGACCGGAGCCGGCGAGAGCTTCCCGTTAGACTTCACCGCCGTCGAGGGGAACATGGACAACTTCATGACCCAAATTAAAAACCTGGCGCAGTCGCTGTACCCGTGCTCCGCGCAGAAGCTGGACCAGGACATGAGGCTGCACTTCTTGGACAATTCCTCTGCGACGTGTAACGATGGATCCCCAGCTGG GTACTACATCAAGGAATCTAAAGGCAGCAAGAGATGGCTGATATTCTTGGAGG GTGGATGGTACTGTTTCAACAGACAGACTTGTGACACCAGGTACCAGACAATGAGGAGATTCATGAGCTCCCTGAAGTGGCCACGCACCAGAACAG GTATAGGTATTCTGTCTCCTCAGCCAGAGGAGAACCCCTATTGGTGGAATGCCAACATGGT gttcatCCCATACTGCTCTAGTGATGCCTGGAGTGGAGCCTCAGCAAAGACTGACCAAA GTGACTATGCGTTCATGGGCTCAGTGATCATTATGGAGGTGGTTAATGAGCTGCTTACTAAAGGACTGGACAGCGCTAAGATCCTGCTACTGGCTGGGAGCAG TGCGGGGGGTACAGGTGTACTACTGAACGTGGACCGTGTGGCGGAGCACCTGGAGTCCCGGGGACACGGGGAGATTCAGGTCCGGGGTCTGGCTGACTCTGGCTGGTTCCTGGATAACAAGCAGTACAGATCTACAGACTGTCACAGCACCATCAGCTGTGAGCCTACTGAGGCTATCAGGAGAGGAatcag GTACTGGGGTAGTGTGGTGCCAGAGAGCTGCAGACAGACTCACATAGGAGAGGAGTGGAACTGCTTCTTCGGATATAAAGTCTACCCCACGCTCAAGA gtccAGTGTTTGTGGTCCAGTGGTTATTTGACGAGGCCCAGTTAACAGTAGATAACATCCACCTGACTGGTCATCCGGTCCACGAGGGACAATGGAGATACATACAGAATTTGGGCAACGAGCTGAGGAACACACTCAAAGACGTCCc GGCCTTGTTTGCTCCAGCCTGCCTATCCCATGAGGTCATCACCAGGAA TTACTGGATGGACATCCAAGTCAAAGGAACCTCCCTCCCCAGAGCCCTACACTGCTGGGACCGTGGTCTCCACGACAACAACCTCCACCAAAGATCCTCCAACAACAACACCCATAGCAACAATCCTAACCCCACCCCCAACAAGGCTCTGCCCCCAGCTTCGCCTCCAAGGGGCTGTCCTCTGCGTCTGATTGACAGCTGCCCCTGGCCTCACTGTAATCCCACCTGTCCCACTATAAGGGATCAGACCACCGGACAGGAAATGAGCGTGATCCAGTTCCTGAAACACATGGGGTTTGATGTTGCCAAGATGGCCCAGCAACAGGGCATGGACGCAGGGAAACTGCTGGGGATGCTGAATAACGGGAACTGA